A stretch of Halichondria panicea chromosome 1, odHalPani1.1, whole genome shotgun sequence DNA encodes these proteins:
- the LOC135349323 gene encoding uncharacterized protein LOC135349323, whose protein sequence is MLHSPPSTYGLIMMCKTKMTFVATLAVVTFYIAAPVIGQVEYINSDLNSAGRNFSCSNEVVTYTCRGQGGTLFVDSPPLFNHPFGSTGPVPNAQVFPSAPNVVLNLINRFTNLSGTYYDVSLQIGVSSDVRINVSCSTDVPGPLNDFVLPLIHESRVEPPSDVRSFYTVKCAELIASRSVRVWWTPPANSQFDIDYYLVRVYRNRVLYTTITSTNNSLNVSIPFGAISADVRSVSTCGTISAAGASTDESVNEGCPEFYFGFLVPTLIGFLLIVTVIILVMFLVIAKRKISLLQVNDEKGEALEPHRQSSQ, encoded by the exons GTGGTGACGTTTTATATTGCTGCACCAGTTATTG GTCAGGTGGAGTACATTAATTCAGATTTGAATTCTGCCGGCCGTAACTTTTCTTGTTCTAATGAAGTTGTCACATATACTTGCAGAGGGCAAGGAGGCACTCTCTTTGTAGATTCTCCACCATTGTTTAATCATCCTTTCGGCAGTACCGGTCCTGTTCCAAACGCTCAAGTATTCCCCTCTGCTCCAAATGTTGTTCTTAATCTTATAAACAGATTTACAAACTTGTCGGGTACATATTATGATGTTAGTCTTCAAATCGGAGTATCGAGTGATGTGCGGATTAATGTTTCATGTTCTACGGATGTTCCTGGCCCTCTGAATGATTTTGTATTACCATTGATCCACGAGT cacgAGTGGAACCACCATCCGATGTGAGGAGTTTTTACACTGTTAAGTGTGCTGAGCTTATAGCAAGTCGATCAGTTCGTGTCTGGTGGACCCCACCTGCGAACTCCCAATTTGACATTGATTATTATCTTGTAAGAGTTTACAGGAACAGAGTGTTGTACACAACTATAACGTCTACTAACAATAGTCTGAATGTTAGCATTCCATTTGGAGCAATAAGTGCTGATGTTAGAAGTGTTTCCACTTGCGGCACTATCAGTGCTGCAGGAGCATCAACAGACGAATCAGTTAATGAAGGATGTCCAG AGTTTTATTTTGGTTTTTTGGTTCCAACACTAATCGGTTTTCTCCTCATCGTCACTGTTATCATACTGGTTATGTTTCTTGTGATAGCAAAGAGGAAG ATATCACTCTTGCAAGTAAATGATGAAaag GGCGAAGCTCTTGAACCACATCGACAGTCATCGCAATaa